In one window of Bradyrhizobium betae DNA:
- a CDS encoding rhodanese family protein, giving the protein MTTHHDPQEALRLINEEGALLIDVREPDEHARERIPNAKLVPLSRLTVPLDRHEAQLLIFHCRSGSRTGAAAEKLAVAAGGDAHILRGGLNAWKAAGLPVLKDTRRPIEIMRQVQIAAGSLVILGVGLGALLHPGFYALSGFVGAGLVIAGSTGTCVMARILAFAPWNRMAQA; this is encoded by the coding sequence ATGACCACACATCATGATCCACAGGAAGCATTGCGCTTGATCAATGAAGAGGGGGCCTTGCTCATCGACGTGCGCGAACCGGACGAACATGCGCGCGAGCGTATCCCAAATGCCAAGCTTGTTCCATTGTCCCGCCTTACCGTTCCGCTGGATCGGCACGAGGCGCAGCTGCTGATCTTTCACTGCCGGTCAGGAAGCCGAACCGGTGCAGCGGCGGAAAAGCTCGCGGTCGCTGCCGGCGGCGACGCACACATTCTACGTGGCGGACTGAACGCCTGGAAAGCGGCCGGGCTGCCGGTTCTCAAGGATACCCGCCGGCCGATCGAAATAATGCGGCAGGTGCAGATCGCGGCAGGCAGTCTCGTGATTCTTGGCGTTGGTTTGGGCGCGCTGCTGCATCCGGGATTCTACGCCCTATCGGGATTCGTCGGCGCCGGTCTGGTCATCGCCGGGAGCACCGGCACCTGCGTTATGGCCCGAATTCTCGCGTTTGCTCCGTGGAATCGAATGGCTCAGGCGTAA
- a CDS encoding sulfite exporter TauE/SafE family protein, with product MMDFPVGISTTISGGIVGLVLGLVGGGGSILAVPLLVYAVGVTSPHVAIGTSAIAVSLSALGNVVSHARAGNVKWRCAAVFASAGVFGAVAGSTVAKALDGQKLLVLFGALMIIVGITMLRSRSTAGNPEVRLSMTTARELLPLLLGIGFAVGLLSGFFGIGGGFLIVPGLMLATGMPLTMAIGTSLVAVAAFGAATAASYAISGMIDWPIASLFVLGGLVGGVAGVAFGKALAARKRSLNLTFAGLVILVGLYVVARGTVTLFAA from the coding sequence ATGATGGACTTTCCCGTCGGCATTTCGACAACGATTTCGGGCGGAATTGTTGGTCTGGTGCTCGGCCTTGTCGGGGGCGGCGGTTCTATCCTCGCAGTTCCTCTTCTGGTTTACGCTGTCGGGGTCACGTCGCCACATGTCGCTATCGGCACAAGTGCTATTGCGGTCTCACTGAGCGCACTCGGCAACGTGGTGAGCCATGCCCGCGCCGGAAATGTGAAGTGGCGCTGTGCGGCCGTCTTTGCGTCAGCCGGCGTGTTCGGGGCGGTTGCGGGCTCTACGGTGGCCAAAGCGCTCGATGGGCAGAAACTCCTGGTCCTGTTCGGCGCGCTGATGATCATCGTGGGAATCACCATGCTGCGCAGCCGCAGTACGGCGGGGAATCCGGAGGTGCGATTGTCGATGACAACGGCACGCGAGCTTTTACCGCTGCTGCTGGGCATCGGTTTTGCGGTCGGACTGTTGTCGGGTTTCTTCGGAATTGGAGGCGGTTTCCTGATCGTGCCCGGCCTCATGCTTGCGACCGGGATGCCCCTGACGATGGCGATCGGCACCTCTCTCGTTGCCGTCGCAGCATTCGGGGCAGCAACTGCAGCGAGCTATGCAATCTCCGGAATGATCGACTGGCCGATTGCCAGCCTGTTCGTTCTCGGCGGCCTGGTTGGCGGCGTCGCCGGTGTGGCGTTCGGAAAAGCGCTCGCAGCAAGGAAGCGGTCACTCAATCTGACGTTCGCTGGCCTGGTTATTCTGGTCGGCCTCTACGTCGTCGCGCGCGGAACGGTGACGCTGTTCGCGGCTTGA
- a CDS encoding metal-sensitive transcriptional regulator yields the protein MRGLSRMVEEERYCIDIVTQISAVRAALRRVEEEVLKDHVSHWVEHAIASGDKVDQRKKVAELMAVIGRTER from the coding sequence GTGCGCGGCCTTTCCAGGATGGTGGAGGAGGAGCGTTACTGCATCGACATCGTCACGCAGATTTCAGCGGTCCGTGCCGCGCTGCGGCGGGTCGAGGAAGAAGTCCTGAAAGACCATGTCTCCCACTGGGTCGAACACGCCATCGCGAGTGGCGACAAAGTAGACCAGCGAAAGAAGGTCGCCGAATTGATGGCCGTCATTGGCCGGACGGAACGATGA
- a CDS encoding multicopper oxidase family protein, with translation MKFNRRSFLAGAGVIGAGAFTSYYADWTAADAAAERQPLRMPPLIDARKEGNAVALHVQAGTTEFFPGRASASLGYSGSYLGPSIRVYQGDDVEIAVTNTLNEDTTVHWHGLLIPAELDGGPHRIITAGNVWRPALPIRQPAATLFYHSHVHGRTGVQVYSGLAGLLLVTDEAERALALPSEYGVDDLPVVIQDRQFADGLMVVPQGMMTMMQGRRGNTILSNGTPNATARVPNRLVRLRLVNGSNARIYDLSFSDNRTFHWIASEGGLLDRPISVSSLTLAPGERAEVLVDFSNGQAVSLKTAPDTNMPMMTGPLAKARNFAKEILGGQGETVLQFDPVGGHGAPSKIPERLVERPRADPSKANTRRRFVLNMGMGGMGMGGMMGGGTDSGGGMVINGRPFDMNRIDEKVRLGDTEIWEVSGEMMSHPFHIHGVQFEVLSRNGGKPILRDAGTRDTVVIRAPVELLVHFNQPAEIAPFMYHCHILEHEDNGMMGQFRTI, from the coding sequence ATGAAATTCAACCGCCGATCCTTTCTTGCCGGTGCTGGGGTTATCGGCGCAGGCGCCTTCACGTCCTATTATGCCGATTGGACCGCGGCGGATGCGGCAGCGGAACGGCAGCCCCTGCGGATGCCTCCACTTATTGACGCGCGGAAAGAAGGCAACGCGGTTGCGCTACACGTGCAAGCGGGCACGACTGAATTCTTTCCGGGACGAGCGAGCGCTAGTCTCGGGTACAGTGGGAGCTACCTTGGTCCTTCAATCCGTGTCTATCAGGGGGACGACGTTGAGATTGCCGTGACCAACACGCTGAACGAAGACACCACGGTTCATTGGCACGGCCTTCTCATTCCAGCCGAACTCGATGGCGGACCCCACCGGATCATCACCGCTGGTAACGTTTGGCGTCCGGCGCTGCCTATTCGCCAGCCAGCCGCCACGCTGTTCTATCATTCCCACGTTCACGGGCGGACTGGAGTGCAGGTGTATTCCGGGCTGGCAGGCTTGCTGCTTGTTACCGATGAGGCCGAGCGGGCTCTTGCTTTACCCTCTGAGTACGGTGTCGATGACCTTCCCGTGGTCATTCAAGACAGGCAGTTCGCGGACGGGCTAATGGTGGTCCCGCAAGGAATGATGACGATGATGCAGGGACGTCGTGGCAATACCATCTTGTCCAATGGCACCCCGAACGCCACGGCGCGTGTTCCAAATCGATTGGTGCGTCTGCGGCTCGTAAATGGGTCTAATGCCAGAATCTATGACCTTTCGTTCAGCGACAATCGAACGTTTCACTGGATCGCAAGCGAGGGCGGTCTTCTCGATCGCCCCATCAGCGTCAGCTCGCTCACACTTGCGCCGGGCGAGCGCGCCGAGGTGTTGGTGGACTTTTCGAATGGCCAAGCCGTGTCCCTCAAGACGGCTCCGGACACCAACATGCCGATGATGACGGGACCGCTGGCAAAAGCACGCAATTTCGCGAAGGAAATTCTTGGCGGTCAGGGCGAGACAGTTTTGCAGTTTGACCCCGTTGGAGGCCATGGCGCGCCTAGCAAGATTCCAGAGCGCCTTGTGGAACGGCCGCGTGCGGATCCGTCGAAAGCCAACACACGACGCCGATTTGTTCTGAATATGGGGATGGGTGGAATGGGCATGGGGGGTATGATGGGCGGAGGGACGGACTCGGGTGGCGGCATGGTCATCAACGGCCGTCCGTTCGATATGAACCGCATCGACGAAAAAGTCCGGCTGGGTGATACTGAAATCTGGGAAGTATCGGGAGAGATGATGTCCCACCCCTTCCATATTCACGGAGTGCAGTTCGAGGTCCTTAGTCGCAACGGCGGCAAGCCGATTCTTCGCGACGCCGGTACTCGTGACACTGTAGTCATTAGAGCGCCGGTGGAATTGCTCGTGCATTTCAATCAGCCTGCCGAAATAGCGCCATTCATGTATCACTGTCATATCCTGGAGCACGAGGACAACGGCATGATGGGACAGTTTCGCACAATCTGA
- a CDS encoding ArsR/SmtB family transcription factor has product MLNLADFEKSAMEVAGILRALANERRLMILCQLVEYGEATVGSLVDAVGISQSALSQHLAKMRDEGIVTFRRDSHTVWYRIADGRIEELFATLHRLFCKPVRKSGKHK; this is encoded by the coding sequence ATGCTGAATCTCGCGGACTTTGAGAAAAGCGCCATGGAAGTGGCGGGCATTCTCCGTGCGCTCGCGAACGAGCGTCGGTTGATGATTCTTTGCCAGCTGGTCGAATACGGCGAAGCGACCGTGGGTTCCCTCGTCGATGCAGTCGGCATTAGCCAATCCGCGCTGTCTCAACATCTTGCGAAAATGCGCGACGAGGGAATCGTCACGTTTCGACGAGATTCCCACACGGTTTGGTACCGAATCGCGGACGGGCGGATTGAAGAGCTTTTTGCGACGCTTCATCGGCTGTTTTGTAAGCCGGTCAGAAAATCAGGAAAACACAAATGA